One window of the Methanobacteriales archaeon HGW-Methanobacteriales-1 genome contains the following:
- a CDS encoding DEAD/DEAH box helicase — protein sequence MVSKVLERLKNDIRYRDKIAHVETLPAREAQYCEVENLPENIMNYLDKNNFQLYQHQAQAFKHVRAGENVLITTPTASGKTMAFNLPIMEQLTADNDATALYIYPAKALANDQLQIIKSLESDLDLKLISNIYDGDTPKSERPWIKKNSRLILTNPYELHLILYWHHQWERFYKNLKFVVIDEAHQYRGVFGSNVAFLIRRLKRICHYYGSNPQFILSSATLANPQEFAEKLIGEPFQLISKDTSPSGEKHFILYNPYNKKNDLSVHQETMNLFLFFIIQDLQTLCFTVSRKMAELIAMWSKNQIGEKKPKLADKITAYRAGYLAEERRNIEEKLRSGELVGVTTTNALELGINIGSLDAVIISGYPGTMISTWQQAGRSGRKHKDSLVVLMAFQNPLDQYFMNNPQFLFDKAHENAIIDLQNPHIVKAHLLCAINELPLNKKDLKEYFEAEPSILSDLINNGTIRETPYTWIYNSNDNPAFQHGLDQISSDIFKVMHSNRLMEKMERSHAYREAHEGAVLINQGETYTVETFDSERRFINVAKRTVDYHTQVLKDVDIKITEKIDQREIGGLKVHFGELEVSEDFYKYKIMNYRKVLGTYPLDLPPLKFRTRGVWFTLPASLKDELEKKFDGDEIFAGGLHGTEHALIALFPLHVMCDRFDIGGLSTPYHPDTQEPSIFIYDAYEGGIGLAEKALEVFEELVDSTRALVDNCQCKDGCPSCIYSPKCGNENRPLHKDATSYILKKMRQNMESGKVEEIIPEISQIAGDGVKDINDGISLKDEPSPENISMHPPQAPAKALAGSGAYVEFEALDKLRERGKELYANGESEEALSFFERALEIKPEDAHLLQYKAMSLEQNGNHPLALEYYKQAHALDSKDEDLLYHLAISLYNNKEYLEAKLLLSDIIKSNPQSDQAWYLLGVILQAQEDIYGAIQFYSKALSLNPDHEEASESLRKLL from the coding sequence ATGGTCAGCAAGGTACTTGAGAGACTGAAAAATGACATTCGCTACCGGGATAAAATAGCGCATGTAGAAACTCTCCCAGCCCGCGAGGCCCAGTACTGTGAAGTGGAAAACCTTCCAGAAAATATAATGAATTATCTGGATAAAAACAATTTTCAGCTATATCAACACCAGGCTCAGGCTTTCAAACATGTGCGTGCAGGAGAAAATGTTTTAATTACCACTCCCACCGCTTCTGGAAAAACTATGGCTTTTAATTTGCCTATTATGGAGCAACTCACGGCAGATAATGATGCCACCGCACTCTATATCTATCCGGCCAAGGCCCTGGCCAATGACCAGCTTCAAATAATTAAAAGTCTGGAAAGTGATCTTGATCTTAAACTCATATCAAATATCTATGATGGAGACACTCCTAAGAGTGAACGGCCCTGGATTAAGAAAAATTCACGATTAATTTTAACCAATCCCTATGAACTCCACCTTATTCTCTACTGGCATCACCAGTGGGAGAGATTCTATAAAAACCTTAAATTCGTGGTTATTGACGAGGCCCACCAGTACCGTGGAGTTTTTGGCTCTAATGTGGCCTTTTTAATTAGAAGATTGAAAAGAATATGCCATTACTATGGTTCTAATCCCCAGTTCATTCTCTCATCAGCCACCCTGGCCAATCCCCAGGAATTTGCTGAGAAATTAATTGGAGAACCCTTCCAGCTTATTTCTAAAGATACTTCTCCCAGTGGAGAGAAACATTTCATTCTCTATAATCCCTATAATAAGAAGAATGATCTTTCAGTTCACCAGGAGACCATGAACTTATTTTTATTCTTCATAATTCAGGATTTACAGACGCTTTGTTTCACGGTATCTCGTAAGATGGCCGAACTCATTGCTATGTGGTCCAAAAACCAGATTGGTGAGAAAAAACCAAAATTGGCTGATAAAATAACTGCTTATCGAGCGGGTTATCTGGCTGAAGAGAGGCGAAATATTGAGGAAAAACTCAGATCGGGAGAACTGGTGGGAGTAACCACCACCAATGCTCTGGAGCTGGGAATAAATATTGGTTCATTGGATGCAGTAATTATATCAGGATACCCGGGAACCATGATATCCACCTGGCAGCAGGCGGGAAGGTCTGGTCGGAAACATAAAGACAGTCTGGTGGTATTAATGGCCTTCCAGAACCCACTGGACCAGTACTTTATGAACAATCCTCAGTTTTTATTTGATAAGGCGCATGAAAATGCCATAATCGATTTGCAGAATCCCCACATTGTAAAGGCCCATCTTTTATGTGCTATTAATGAGCTGCCCTTAAATAAAAAAGACTTAAAAGAATATTTTGAGGCAGAACCTTCTATCTTAAGCGACCTGATTAATAATGGAACTATTAGGGAAACTCCATACACTTGGATTTATAATTCTAATGATAATCCTGCTTTTCAACATGGATTAGATCAGATATCCTCAGATATTTTCAAGGTAATGCATAGTAATCGATTAATGGAGAAAATGGAACGTTCCCATGCCTATCGAGAGGCCCACGAAGGCGCGGTCTTAATAAACCAGGGAGAGACCTACACCGTAGAGACCTTTGATAGTGAAAGAAGATTTATAAATGTGGCCAAAAGAACAGTGGACTATCACACCCAGGTTTTAAAGGACGTTGACATAAAGATAACTGAAAAAATAGATCAAAGAGAAATAGGTGGACTTAAAGTCCACTTTGGAGAACTGGAAGTTTCAGAAGATTTTTACAAGTACAAAATAATGAATTACCGTAAGGTTCTGGGGACTTATCCTCTGGATTTACCTCCCTTAAAATTCAGAACCCGGGGAGTATGGTTTACCCTACCGGCATCACTAAAAGATGAACTGGAAAAGAAATTCGACGGGGATGAAATATTTGCCGGTGGTTTGCATGGTACCGAGCACGCACTCATCGCCCTTTTCCCGTTACATGTAATGTGCGATAGATTTGATATTGGTGGATTATCAACCCCATATCATCCAGATACTCAAGAACCAAGTATATTCATTTATGATGCTTATGAGGGGGGCATAGGGCTGGCTGAAAAAGCCCTGGAAGTATTTGAAGAACTGGTGGATTCAACCCGGGCCCTGGTTGACAACTGCCAATGCAAAGACGGATGTCCATCCTGCATATACTCTCCAAAATGTGGTAATGAGAATAGGCCACTTCACAAAGACGCTACCAGCTACATACTAAAGAAAATGCGTCAGAATATGGAATCTGGTAAAGTGGAAGAGATAATTCCTGAAATATCTCAGATAGCTGGTGATGGAGTAAAAGATATTAATGATGGAATATCCCTTAAAGATGAACCATCTCCTGAAAATATCTCCATGCACCCACCACAAGCACCGGCCAAGGCTCTGGCGGGTTCTGGGGCTTATGTAGAATTTGAAGCATTAGATAAACTTCGAGAAAGGGGAAAAGAGCTATATGCTAACGGAGAATCCGAAGAAGCATTATCATTCTTTGAAAGGGCCCTGGAAATCAAACCAGAAGATGCACATTTACTGCAATATAAGGCCATGTCCTTAGAACAAAATGGTAATCATCCCCTGGCCCTGGAATATTATAAACAGGCCCATGCACTTGATTCAAAAGATGAGGATTTACTTTATCACCTGGCCATATCACTTTATAACAATAAAGAATACTTAGAGGCCAAACTTCTCTTAAGTGACATTATAAAGTCCAATCCTCAAAGTGATCAGGCCTGGTATTTATTAGGAGTAATTTTACAAGCCCAGGAGGATATTTATGGTGCTATTCAGTTTTATAGTAAGGCCTTAAGCTTGAATCCTGATCATGAGGAAGCATCTGAAAGTTTAAGGAAGTTGCTTTAA
- a CDS encoding exonuclease: MSSDKYNKHEKYLKDSLSTYTDPVERLKAKLMEENENKTIEDLGGEEIETDHGKTFQITNREKIKFNLKSSKKVKKSINCDFKLLSGVGDSTEFKLKTDGFKTMEDLTQHPRFGPKAEIFLEKVDNGMACDIIDLVKNRYPASHKRVLECAGFKEPEHFIFLDIETMGLSNVPVILMGEATLQDDEIEVKQYLLRDYGEEPAVLSAFTSHVNEDTAFVSFNGASFDLPFIKNRLRFFSIKNDLNRPHFDLLHFSRRFWKDDLPNCQLTTIEEHLFDIERIDDVPSGDIPDYYKTYHQTGNIGPLMPIIEHNRMDIVTLALIMSRMHEDL, translated from the coding sequence ATGTCATCTGATAAATACAACAAACACGAAAAATATCTGAAAGATTCACTTTCAACCTACACCGATCCGGTTGAACGGTTAAAGGCCAAATTAATGGAAGAAAATGAAAATAAAACCATTGAAGATTTAGGTGGGGAAGAAATTGAAACAGATCACGGTAAAACATTTCAGATAACTAATCGGGAAAAAATTAAATTCAATCTTAAATCCTCTAAAAAAGTTAAAAAATCCATCAATTGTGATTTTAAACTTTTATCTGGAGTGGGAGATTCAACAGAATTTAAATTAAAAACAGATGGCTTTAAAACCATGGAAGACCTCACCCAACACCCACGTTTTGGTCCAAAGGCCGAAATTTTCCTGGAGAAAGTTGATAATGGAATGGCCTGTGATATAATAGACCTGGTAAAAAACAGATATCCTGCGTCTCACAAGCGGGTTTTGGAATGTGCCGGATTTAAAGAGCCAGAACACTTCATATTTCTGGATATAGAGACCATGGGATTATCCAACGTGCCCGTGATACTCATGGGAGAGGCCACTCTACAAGATGATGAGATTGAAGTTAAACAATATTTGTTGCGTGATTATGGTGAAGAACCAGCAGTTCTATCTGCCTTTACTTCTCATGTCAATGAGGACACGGCCTTTGTATCATTTAATGGTGCAAGTTTTGATTTACCATTTATAAAAAATCGTTTAAGGTTTTTTTCCATAAAAAATGATTTAAACAGACCTCATTTTGATTTATTGCATTTTTCCAGACGATTTTGGAAAGATGATTTACCTAACTGCCAGTTAACCACGATTGAGGAACACTTATTTGATATTGAACGGATAGATGATGTTCCAAGCGGTGATATTCCGGACTACTATAAAACTTATCATCAAACTGGCAATATAGGGCCTTTAATGCCCATAATAGAGCACAATCGGATGGATATTGTTACTTTGGCCTTGATTATGTCCCGGATGCATGAGGATTTGTAG
- a CDS encoding Fic family protein: MFHPHFIYTQNMVNDLLKINSIRNFIDNTHLLLEMEVSFKREALLKSVHYSTAIEDNPLTLNEVDKLARGLKVSADENAQQEVLNYLNVLKKLDMYSSDEKITKESILKLHHDINYQILDDNSLCGKYRTVPVFMSNNQGDVIFTPPSAYLVEREMEKFIKWINNLGDLNPVIAAGIVHYEFMRIQPFTEGNGSTARVLTALFLHLEEFDVDRFFTLDEYYESDLTEYYKAINSVDKKTRDLTEWLEYFLEGFLISISRIKDQILLFSPDVSPQEQIKLSKKQIKIIEYLHLNGQISNLEVKKLFNISRQGAYKDLRRLMDLNLIEKKGGSRSTYYVLKNNF, from the coding sequence ATGTTTCATCCCCATTTCATTTACACTCAAAATATGGTAAATGATCTTTTAAAAATTAATTCTATTCGAAATTTTATAGATAATACACATTTATTATTGGAAATGGAAGTTTCTTTTAAAAGGGAAGCTCTTTTAAAATCAGTTCATTATTCCACAGCTATTGAAGATAATCCACTTACCTTGAATGAAGTAGATAAGTTAGCTCGAGGCCTTAAAGTCAGTGCAGATGAAAATGCCCAGCAAGAAGTATTAAATTACTTAAATGTTCTTAAAAAGCTAGATATGTATTCTAGTGATGAAAAAATCACTAAAGAGTCTATTTTAAAGCTTCATCACGATATAAATTACCAAATATTAGATGATAATTCTTTGTGTGGTAAGTATCGTACCGTACCTGTATTCATGTCCAATAACCAGGGAGATGTGATTTTTACACCGCCTTCTGCCTATCTAGTTGAAAGAGAAATGGAAAAATTCATTAAATGGATTAATAATCTGGGTGATTTAAATCCAGTTATTGCTGCGGGAATCGTCCATTATGAATTTATGAGAATACAACCATTTACAGAAGGCAATGGATCAACTGCCAGGGTTTTGACTGCACTATTTCTTCATCTGGAAGAATTTGACGTTGATAGGTTTTTTACCCTTGATGAGTACTATGAAAGTGACCTGACCGAGTATTATAAGGCCATTAATTCAGTAGATAAAAAAACCAGGGATCTGACTGAATGGTTAGAATACTTTTTAGAAGGATTTTTAATTTCAATTTCCCGTATAAAAGACCAAATACTGCTATTCTCTCCAGATGTCTCTCCTCAAGAACAGATTAAATTATCTAAAAAGCAGATAAAAATTATTGAGTATCTTCATTTAAATGGGCAGATTAGTAATTTAGAAGTTAAAAAATTGTTTAATATCTCTCGTCAGGGTGCATACAAAGATCTCAGGAGATTAATGGATTTGAATCTTATTGAAAAAAAGGGTGGCAGCCGTTCCACCTACTATGTTTTGAAAAATAATTTTTAA